A window of the Eleutherodactylus coqui strain aEleCoq1 chromosome 8, aEleCoq1.hap1, whole genome shotgun sequence genome harbors these coding sequences:
- the SUMO1 gene encoding small ubiquitin-related modifier 1, translating to MSDQEAKPSSEDLGDKKEGGDYIKLKVIGQDSSEIHFKVKMTTHLKKLKESYCQRQGVPMNSLRFLFEGQRIADHQTPKELGMEEEDVIEVYQEQTGGHSLI from the exons GAAGCAAAACCATCCAGCGAGGACTTGGGAGATAAGAAGGAAGGAGGCGACTATATTAAACTGAAAGTAATTGGCCAG GACAGCAGTGAAATTCATTTTAAGGTAAAGATGACGACGCACCTGAAAAAGCTGAAAGAGTCCTACTGCCAGAGACAG GGCGTGCCCATGAATTCACTAAGGTTTCTCTTTGAAGGACAGCGGATTGCAGATCACCAGACCCCTAAAGAG TTGGGGATGGAGGAAGAAGACGTTATTGAGGTTTATCAGGAACAGACTGGGGGCCACTCATTGATTtaa